One Echeneis naucrates chromosome 16, fEcheNa1.1, whole genome shotgun sequence DNA window includes the following coding sequences:
- the ctsh gene encoding pro-cathepsin H isoform X2, with translation MMDGLLFLFALLSAASAFHLSDQGKFHFKSWLAQHNRVYTMEEYYNRLQIFTRNKRRIDKHNEGNHSFSMRLNQFSDMTFSEFRKSFLWSEPQNCSATRGNYLSSNAPLPDSIDWRKKGNYVTDVKNQASCGSCWTFSTTGCLESVTAIATGKLIPLSEQQLVDCAQDFNNHGCNGGLPSQAFEYIFYNNGLMTETDYPYKAIEGICKYEPKMASAHVKDVVNITAYDEMGMVDAVATRNPVSFAFEVTPDFMHYHDGVYTSTKCHNTTDKVNHAVLAVGYGETNGTPYWIVKNSWSTTWGINGYFLIERGKNMCGLAACSSFPVV, from the exons ATGATGGACgggttattgtttttgtttgcgcTGCTGTCAGCAGCCTCGGCTTTTCATCTGTCTGATCAAGGTAAG TTTCACTTCAAGTCATGGCTGGCGCAG CACAACAGAGTTTACACCATGGAGGAATACTACAACAGATTGCAGATATTCACTAGGAACAAGAGGAGGATTGACAAACACAATGAAGGAAATCACTCTTTCTCAA TGAGACTGAACCAGTTTTCAGACATGACGTTCAGTGAGTTTCGCAAGTCTTTCCTATGGTCTGAGCCACAG AACTGCTCTGCCACCAGAGGGAATTACCTCAGCAGCAACGCACCCCTTCCAGACTCCATTGACTGGAGGAAGAAAGGCAATTATGTGACAGATGTCAAGAATCAG GCAAGTTGTGGCAGTTGTTGGACTTTTTCAACTACTGGCTGTTTGGAGTCAGTGACAGCGATTGCTACTGGGAAACTCATACCTCTG TCAGAGCAACAGCTGGTGGACTGTGCCCAGGATTTCAACAATCATGGATGTAACGG GGGTCTTCCCAGTCAAGcttttgaatacattttctaCAACAATGGATtgatgacagagacagactaCCCCTACAAAGCCATT GAAGGTATTTGCAAATATGAACCAAAAATGGCATCTGCTCATGTGAAGGATGTGGTGAACATAACTGCA TACGATGAGATGGGAATGGTGGATGCTGTCGCCACACGCAATCCTGTCAGCTTTGCCTTCGAAGTCACCCCAGACTTCATGCATTACCACGACGGCGTGTACACCAG CACCAAATGCCACAACACTACAGACAAAGTGAACCATGCAGTGCTGGCAGTTGGGTACGGAGAGACCAATGGCACCCCTTACTGGATAGTGAAGAATTCATGGTCAACCACCTGGGGGATTAATGG aTATTTCCTCATTGAACGTGGAAAGAATATGTGTGGACTTGCTGCCTGCTCATCATTCCCAGTGGTGTGA
- the ctsh gene encoding pro-cathepsin H isoform X1 → MMDGLLFLFALLSAASAFHLSDQDEFHFKSWLAQHNRVYTMEEYYNRLQIFTRNKRRIDKHNEGNHSFSMRLNQFSDMTFSEFRKSFLWSEPQNCSATRGNYLSSNAPLPDSIDWRKKGNYVTDVKNQASCGSCWTFSTTGCLESVTAIATGKLIPLSEQQLVDCAQDFNNHGCNGGLPSQAFEYIFYNNGLMTETDYPYKAIEGICKYEPKMASAHVKDVVNITAYDEMGMVDAVATRNPVSFAFEVTPDFMHYHDGVYTSTKCHNTTDKVNHAVLAVGYGETNGTPYWIVKNSWSTTWGINGYFLIERGKNMCGLAACSSFPVV, encoded by the exons ATGATGGACgggttattgtttttgtttgcgcTGCTGTCAGCAGCCTCGGCTTTTCATCTGTCTGATCAAG ATGAGTTTCACTTCAAGTCATGGCTGGCGCAG CACAACAGAGTTTACACCATGGAGGAATACTACAACAGATTGCAGATATTCACTAGGAACAAGAGGAGGATTGACAAACACAATGAAGGAAATCACTCTTTCTCAA TGAGACTGAACCAGTTTTCAGACATGACGTTCAGTGAGTTTCGCAAGTCTTTCCTATGGTCTGAGCCACAG AACTGCTCTGCCACCAGAGGGAATTACCTCAGCAGCAACGCACCCCTTCCAGACTCCATTGACTGGAGGAAGAAAGGCAATTATGTGACAGATGTCAAGAATCAG GCAAGTTGTGGCAGTTGTTGGACTTTTTCAACTACTGGCTGTTTGGAGTCAGTGACAGCGATTGCTACTGGGAAACTCATACCTCTG TCAGAGCAACAGCTGGTGGACTGTGCCCAGGATTTCAACAATCATGGATGTAACGG GGGTCTTCCCAGTCAAGcttttgaatacattttctaCAACAATGGATtgatgacagagacagactaCCCCTACAAAGCCATT GAAGGTATTTGCAAATATGAACCAAAAATGGCATCTGCTCATGTGAAGGATGTGGTGAACATAACTGCA TACGATGAGATGGGAATGGTGGATGCTGTCGCCACACGCAATCCTGTCAGCTTTGCCTTCGAAGTCACCCCAGACTTCATGCATTACCACGACGGCGTGTACACCAG CACCAAATGCCACAACACTACAGACAAAGTGAACCATGCAGTGCTGGCAGTTGGGTACGGAGAGACCAATGGCACCCCTTACTGGATAGTGAAGAATTCATGGTCAACCACCTGGGGGATTAATGG aTATTTCCTCATTGAACGTGGAAAGAATATGTGTGGACTTGCTGCCTGCTCATCATTCCCAGTGGTGTGA